Proteins from one Paenibacillus amylolyticus genomic window:
- a CDS encoding aldo/keto reductase, with amino-acid sequence MEKRTLGKTDINVGVMGFGSSQIGYEQTSQETVNHLLNLALDHGLNAIDTAECYPNSEERIGQAVSGRRAEFYLFTKCGHSDEDKYHDWDPDWLELSVDRSLKRLGTDYIDVLQLHGCSEEILQRGEVIQMLKKIQAAGKARYLGYSGDGEQAKYAIKMQCFDTLQVTVNIADQIALEEIIPLAQQQQLGVIVKRPIANAAWVNPGEHKKRYERQLAMWKRMGKTPESMVKPAKVTYEERLLKLGYSFQEDPLLTTELALRFALSIPGVHTVMVGTTKPDRWLDNYALASKGNLAREQYKAIRERWKERMDKEWFAVP; translated from the coding sequence ATGGAGAAGAGAACGCTGGGAAAGACAGATATAAATGTAGGCGTCATGGGGTTTGGCAGCTCCCAGATCGGTTATGAACAAACCAGCCAGGAAACAGTGAACCACCTGTTGAATCTTGCATTGGATCATGGACTTAATGCTATCGATACTGCTGAGTGTTACCCGAACAGCGAGGAACGAATTGGTCAGGCCGTTTCGGGAAGGCGTGCAGAATTCTATCTATTCACCAAATGCGGTCATTCGGACGAGGACAAGTATCACGATTGGGACCCTGACTGGCTGGAACTGAGTGTAGACCGGAGCCTGAAGCGACTGGGCACAGATTATATTGATGTTTTGCAGCTGCATGGCTGCTCTGAAGAGATTTTACAACGTGGTGAGGTCATTCAGATGCTAAAAAAGATTCAGGCAGCGGGAAAAGCGAGATATTTGGGTTACAGCGGGGACGGGGAACAAGCGAAATATGCGATCAAGATGCAATGTTTTGATACGCTGCAGGTGACCGTTAATATTGCTGATCAAATCGCCTTAGAGGAAATCATTCCCTTAGCACAGCAGCAGCAGCTTGGGGTCATTGTGAAGCGTCCGATTGCCAATGCCGCCTGGGTTAATCCAGGGGAGCATAAGAAACGTTATGAACGCCAGCTTGCTATGTGGAAAAGAATGGGCAAGACGCCGGAATCTATGGTCAAGCCAGCAAAAGTAACTTATGAGGAGCGCTTGCTCAAGCTGGGATATTCCTTTCAAGAGGATCCTTTGCTTACGACAGAACTGGCACTGAGGTTTGCGCTGTCGATTCCCGGTGTGCATACAGTTATGGTAGGCACGACGAAACCAGATCGTTGGCTGGACAATTATGCATTGGCAAGCAAAGGGAACCTTGCACGGGAACAATATAAGGCCATTCGAGAGCGCTGGAAGGAACGGATGGACAAGGAATGGTTCGCGGTTCCATAA
- a CDS encoding phytanoyl-CoA dioxygenase family protein yields the protein MGLKSRFLDDGYAVVTGIFVSDELNQLKIAMEKLITKVKQEPLRYTTRYTLKQDPDYDTWGVNNIFKLDLYEPAFGDVFGNEHLMDVLQEILGEELRFWGAHALWSPEKINYRLRWHRDYGDNELYHPEGIPNHVQFNIPLYPDSCFIAIPGSHRRTLSDQERWEVNNNGAHPLPNEVQITCQPGDVLFMNAHTLHRGACTSQAYRRTLHYSVQGKEEAYGGHTSYPEMKEKAYLDQMHPTVQQLMINSVQWDESHPLSSSELLRKVRSKHEREKYIAGQV from the coding sequence ATGGGTCTGAAATCGCGTTTTCTAGATGATGGTTATGCTGTCGTTACAGGAATATTTGTATCAGATGAGCTGAATCAGCTAAAGATTGCGATGGAAAAATTGATCACCAAGGTGAAGCAGGAACCACTCCGGTATACGACTCGTTACACCTTGAAACAGGATCCTGATTACGACACTTGGGGTGTAAATAATATTTTCAAATTGGACTTGTACGAGCCCGCTTTTGGAGACGTTTTTGGGAACGAACATCTGATGGATGTACTTCAAGAGATCTTGGGCGAAGAATTGCGGTTTTGGGGAGCCCATGCGCTATGGTCGCCGGAGAAGATCAATTATCGATTGCGTTGGCACCGGGATTACGGGGACAACGAGTTATATCACCCAGAAGGTATTCCCAATCATGTGCAGTTCAATATTCCTTTGTACCCGGATTCTTGTTTTATCGCGATTCCCGGTTCGCACCGACGTACACTTTCCGATCAGGAGAGATGGGAAGTGAACAATAACGGGGCTCATCCGTTACCTAACGAGGTTCAAATCACATGTCAACCCGGAGACGTTCTATTTATGAATGCGCATACACTTCATCGCGGAGCATGTACGTCTCAAGCCTACAGGAGAACGTTGCATTACAGCGTTCAAGGTAAAGAGGAAGCGTATGGAGGGCATACCTCCTATCCGGAGATGAAGGAAAAGGCATATCTGGATCAGATGCACCCCACGGTTCAGCAATTGATGATTAACTCTGTCCAATGGGATGAATCTCACCCCCTATCTTCATCGGAGTTGTTACGCAAGGTAAGAAGCAAGCACGAACGAGAAAAGTATATCGCCGGCCAGGTTTGA